In the Bacteroidota bacterium genome, one interval contains:
- a CDS encoding glycosyltransferase family 9 protein, with protein sequence MILTLPMLPALRSCFPDAYIAMLLRRYTGEVLEGNPYVDELIWYDRNSNPVQPSHGLIPFNEMCTVLRERKFDAAVVVYPRFRLAWLMFRAGIPLRIGTGYRLYSFLFNRKVYEHRKDAKRHEVEYNLNLLKELDCTLPNDFRPEFVVDVPVQAEEKARQVLQAAGVADAPFAVIHPGSGGSAREWPPGSFGVLAAKLGSELGLRVVVTGTKGETGKIAEVVQASEGKAVALNEALSIKEFAALIRSAKIFMSNSTGPLHLAVAMGTPVIGLFPQHTAMSAKRWGPYTDKKIVFVPERPVDCNVCIENKTTCACMATITVDQVFASAKSLLNRTKQGGTVHAG encoded by the coding sequence GTGATTCTCACGCTACCGATGTTGCCCGCCCTCCGTTCGTGTTTCCCCGATGCATATATTGCCATGTTGCTGCGACGCTATACAGGCGAAGTACTCGAAGGAAACCCGTACGTCGATGAATTGATCTGGTATGATCGCAACAGCAATCCTGTACAACCTTCGCATGGGCTGATACCGTTCAATGAAATGTGTACGGTGCTTCGGGAACGCAAGTTCGATGCAGCGGTTGTTGTGTATCCGCGGTTCCGGCTTGCATGGTTGATGTTTCGGGCAGGCATTCCGCTGCGAATCGGAACAGGGTATCGTCTGTATTCCTTTCTTTTCAACAGAAAAGTATACGAACATCGCAAAGATGCAAAGCGTCATGAGGTTGAGTACAATCTTAATTTGCTGAAGGAACTCGACTGTACGCTCCCGAACGATTTCCGGCCCGAGTTTGTTGTTGATGTTCCTGTACAAGCGGAAGAAAAAGCCCGGCAGGTACTTCAGGCCGCCGGAGTTGCGGATGCTCCATTTGCCGTTATCCATCCGGGCAGCGGCGGTTCTGCGAGGGAATGGCCGCCTGGCAGCTTTGGCGTTCTTGCCGCGAAACTCGGTTCGGAACTGGGCTTGCGTGTGGTTGTGACGGGAACCAAAGGAGAAACCGGGAAAATTGCAGAGGTTGTTCAGGCGTCTGAAGGCAAAGCGGTTGCTTTGAACGAGGCTCTTTCAATCAAGGAGTTTGCAGCGCTGATACGTTCTGCAAAGATATTCATGTCGAATTCCACCGGCCCGCTGCATCTTGCTGTGGCAATGGGAACTCCGGTAATCGGATTGTTTCCGCAGCACACTGCCATGAGCGCAAAGCGGTGGGGGCCGTACACAGATAAGAAAATTGTCTTTGTACCCGAGAGGCCTGTTGACTGCAATGTCTGCATCGAGAACAAGACAACGTGTGCATGTATGGCAACCATTACGGTCGACCAGGTTTTTGCTTCCGCCAAGTCGTTGTTGAACCGGACGAAGCAGGGAGGAACCGTGCATGCAGGTTAA
- a CDS encoding DUF4832 domain-containing protein, translating to MGRATFLSLLLICFFVQFHSTTSQTRSVVYTASSEIFQNPERGIFQLEQTGMTPGQITPYRKLDPNRLRTIRQSHSLVFRYFGLKQWRTVDLPDSILQNISADFTAIRNAGLKIIPRFCYSAAMNEPDASIVVILRHLDQLRPILQANKDVIAFLQAGFIGAWGEWHSSSNGNESVQNMRTILNKIISVMPTERMTQLRYPRHKQAIFSLPYDSTAAVTPAQAFTDASVARVGHHNDCFLASADDYGTYWRDNRLDTALAKPYLRLDNRFVPLGGETCAPSAFSNCTNAVREMARLRWSYLNGGYHATVINGFISGGCYEEIQRRLGYRLSLLNSTFTSVGRRMGKFMFTARLTNSGWASLYNPRTVELCLRNRSNGTVYSARLPVDPRFWGAGDTVLLSATVGIPSNMPAGLYTVLLNLPDPMNSLRNRPDYSVRLANQGTWEPATGYNNLLDSISIDATTSSDPYTGTLWFQTGGTTQVEDMTPSQFALEQNYPNPFNASTTFRFSLPSASLVDFSVYDLLGRKVATLVDQVMEASSYTVHFDASNLATGVYVARLIANSVNGDSPGRLYSSRKMTLLK from the coding sequence GTGGGACGAGCTACCTTTCTGTCTCTTTTGCTCATCTGTTTCTTTGTTCAATTCCATTCCACCACCAGCCAGACACGATCCGTGGTGTATACTGCCTCTTCGGAGATTTTCCAGAATCCCGAGCGAGGCATTTTCCAGCTTGAACAAACGGGCATGACGCCCGGTCAAATTACGCCGTATCGCAAGCTCGATCCAAACCGTCTTCGAACCATCAGGCAATCCCATTCATTGGTATTCCGCTATTTCGGATTGAAGCAGTGGCGTACTGTTGATTTGCCCGATAGCATTTTGCAGAACATCAGCGCCGACTTCACCGCCATCCGGAATGCAGGCTTGAAGATCATCCCCCGATTCTGTTATTCCGCGGCGATGAACGAGCCTGATGCCTCAATAGTAGTGATTCTTCGTCATCTCGATCAACTAAGGCCGATTCTGCAAGCGAACAAGGACGTAATCGCATTCCTGCAGGCCGGATTCATCGGAGCGTGGGGTGAGTGGCACTCATCTTCCAACGGGAATGAGAGTGTTCAGAATATGAGAACGATTCTGAACAAGATTATCTCTGTCATGCCTACCGAAAGAATGACTCAGCTTCGCTATCCGCGGCACAAACAGGCAATTTTCTCGCTTCCTTACGACTCGACCGCTGCAGTAACACCGGCTCAGGCATTTACGGATGCTTCCGTCGCGAGAGTCGGTCACCACAATGATTGCTTCCTTGCAAGCGCTGACGATTACGGCACTTATTGGCGCGACAACAGGCTCGATACGGCACTCGCAAAGCCATATCTCCGTCTCGACAACCGGTTTGTTCCGCTTGGGGGAGAAACATGCGCTCCGAGCGCATTCTCAAACTGTACAAATGCAGTTCGGGAAATGGCCCGACTGCGCTGGTCGTATCTCAACGGCGGCTACCATGCCACCGTGATCAACGGATTCATTTCGGGGGGATGTTATGAGGAAATACAGCGGCGTCTCGGATACAGGCTCTCGTTGTTGAATTCGACTTTTACGTCAGTGGGAAGGAGGATGGGGAAATTCATGTTTACTGCCCGACTGACTAACAGCGGATGGGCCTCGCTCTACAATCCTCGAACAGTCGAATTGTGTCTGAGGAATAGAAGCAATGGCACTGTGTATTCTGCGAGGCTCCCGGTTGATCCTCGATTCTGGGGGGCAGGCGATACGGTTCTTCTCAGCGCTACTGTCGGTATTCCCTCAAACATGCCGGCAGGATTGTATACAGTGCTTCTCAATCTTCCCGACCCAATGAACAGCCTTCGCAACCGACCCGACTATTCAGTCCGGCTTGCTAACCAAGGCACTTGGGAACCGGCGACGGGATACAACAATCTGCTTGATTCCATCTCGATTGACGCCACAACGAGCAGCGATCCGTACACAGGCACACTCTGGTTTCAAACCGGAGGAACGACACAAGTTGAGGATATGACGCCGTCACAATTTGCCTTGGAACAGAACTACCCCAACCCCTTTAATGCCTCAACAACATTCCGGTTCTCGCTGCCGTCAGCAAGTCTTGTTGATTTCTCTGTGTATGATCTCTTGGGAAGAAAAGTGGCGACGCTGGTTGATCAGGTGATGGAAGCATCATCGTACACAGTTCACTTCGATGCGAGCAATCTTGCAACTGGTGTGTATGTGGCGCGATTGATTGCAAACAGCGTGAATGGAGATTCTCCGGGCAGGTTGTATTCCTCGCGTAAGATGACGCTCTTGAAGTAA
- a CDS encoding CPBP family intramembrane metalloprotease codes for MNDIANPRGNSPFQSPPPSTFESVSSLFQRMPAWAFASVSLVGIFFLYQIVGGAITFLLFGMDMAESNVTAVRLATMLGQVLFILIPTILLARLRFPGRTNVFRFGVIHPGQVLLVLVAVFALQQLLQGYLMLQEAVPLELPPVVQQFVDQIKKMMERMYRMLTSAHSFPEFLFVVLVIAVTPAICEEILFRGLIQRTLEESGTKDGGGSRPQRGLTAAVIAGIVFGVYHLNPFTLIPLIVLGVYFGFVVYRTQNIVTSIAAHFFNNFIACVVVYLQLDENFIAISPDTFPDSETLLLNITLSAVVFVAATYYLIRITRRPA; via the coding sequence TTGAACGACATCGCTAATCCTCGCGGGAACAGCCCGTTCCAATCTCCCCCACCGTCAACGTTTGAATCCGTTTCATCACTGTTTCAACGGATGCCGGCATGGGCGTTCGCGTCAGTTTCACTGGTCGGGATCTTCTTCCTGTATCAGATTGTCGGCGGCGCCATTACGTTTCTGTTGTTCGGGATGGATATGGCCGAGTCCAACGTCACAGCAGTAAGATTGGCGACGATGCTCGGACAAGTTCTTTTCATTCTTATTCCAACAATACTCCTTGCAAGGCTTCGCTTCCCGGGCCGGACGAATGTGTTCCGGTTCGGCGTTATTCATCCGGGCCAGGTTCTTCTTGTTCTTGTTGCCGTGTTTGCGCTCCAGCAATTGCTGCAAGGATATCTTATGCTGCAGGAGGCGGTACCTCTTGAGCTTCCTCCGGTTGTTCAGCAATTTGTTGATCAAATCAAGAAGATGATGGAGCGGATGTATCGCATGTTAACATCTGCACACTCGTTTCCCGAGTTTTTGTTTGTGGTCCTTGTTATTGCAGTCACTCCCGCAATTTGCGAGGAGATACTGTTCCGGGGATTGATTCAGAGGACGTTGGAGGAATCCGGAACAAAGGATGGTGGCGGTTCCCGGCCGCAGCGGGGACTCACTGCCGCAGTTATCGCAGGTATCGTATTCGGAGTATACCACCTCAATCCGTTCACGCTCATCCCGCTGATCGTGCTTGGCGTGTACTTCGGATTTGTTGTGTATCGAACGCAGAATATTGTCACTTCCATTGCAGCGCATTTCTTTAACAACTTCATCGCCTGTGTTGTTGTCTATCTTCAATTGGACGAAAATTTCATTGCGATTTCACCGGACACATTCCCCGATTCCGAAACTCTTCTCTTGAACATCACTCTCAGCGCTGTGGTTTTTGTAGCTGCAACTTACTACCTTATACGCATCACGCGGCGCCCTGCCTGA
- a CDS encoding phosphatidate cytidylyltransferase, giving the protein MKNLTQRILVALVSIPLIVVFSWWGGLWFFGMVLLIAVLGLNEFYTLAARKGAAPQVVTGLVFGALVLCVFIWQKLQFVILTFAGQFGVALPMPTMAQLFLILFLIFVPLIMLLELFRNKGSALLNVATTLFGVCYVSLFLGSLIGVRELFIPADFPVWLHFEGHGIDYPAEVVRQVYDWGGATVITVFVSIWVCDTLAYFAGRLLGKHKLFERVSPNKTWEGAVAGYVGAVATFLVAQSFFLPYMTVGSALVCGSIVGIFGQAGDLAESLLKRDAGVKDSSALIPGHGGVLDRFDSLLFVSPLIFFYLDFVVF; this is encoded by the coding sequence TTGAAGAACCTCACGCAACGCATTCTCGTCGCCCTTGTCTCCATTCCGCTGATTGTTGTATTTTCGTGGTGGGGAGGATTGTGGTTCTTCGGCATGGTGCTGCTCATAGCGGTGCTCGGGCTTAACGAGTTCTATACTCTGGCTGCGCGAAAGGGAGCTGCTCCACAAGTTGTTACAGGACTGGTGTTCGGCGCGCTTGTGTTGTGCGTGTTCATATGGCAGAAACTGCAATTCGTCATCCTCACATTTGCCGGTCAGTTCGGTGTGGCTCTGCCCATGCCAACGATGGCCCAGTTATTCCTCATTCTTTTCCTCATCTTCGTTCCGTTGATCATGTTGTTGGAATTGTTCCGCAACAAAGGCTCGGCATTGCTGAATGTAGCAACAACGTTGTTCGGTGTTTGCTATGTCTCACTCTTTCTCGGCTCATTGATTGGCGTACGTGAGTTGTTTATTCCGGCCGACTTTCCGGTGTGGTTGCATTTCGAGGGTCACGGTATTGATTATCCCGCGGAAGTTGTGCGGCAGGTGTACGATTGGGGAGGGGCAACGGTGATTACGGTTTTTGTTTCCATCTGGGTATGTGACACTCTTGCCTATTTTGCAGGCAGGCTGTTGGGGAAACACAAGCTGTTTGAGCGTGTCAGCCCGAACAAAACATGGGAGGGGGCGGTTGCCGGATATGTGGGCGCCGTGGCAACGTTTCTTGTCGCGCAGAGTTTCTTTCTCCCGTATATGACGGTCGGGAGTGCGTTGGTGTGCGGCAGCATTGTCGGGATATTCGGGCAGGCGGGTGACCTTGCCGAGTCGTTACTGAAGCGCGATGCCGGTGTGAAGGATTCATCGGCTCTCATCCCCGGACATGGCGGTGTGTTGGACAGATTTGACAGCCTTCTGTTTGTCTCGCCTCTGATTTTCTTCTACCTGGATTTTGTTGTGTTCTGA
- a CDS encoding DUF3108 domain-containing protein, with protein MQVKSGVVVVLVLLMAAAVVHPQTTTKKKATTSKAAAAAKVRADSIAAAAKADSLRRIARQKVLADSLSRADSLAKAVEDSLKRFKWRTVENTAFTVGERLVFDVSYGPITAGEAVMAIPRYETIDGRTCYRVEFTVRSLKSFDWIYEVRDQYLTFVDSQAIAPLRFEQHIREGTYRRDFTADFDQVRNIARTSEGDHPIPEYVHDIMSAFYYARTLEYSGMKPGDYVTLYNFYKDTSHELRVKFLGRQELEVAAGTFKTIVVEPLVKEGGLFKSEGRIVIWLTDDERKIPIRVNTKVVVGSIDVELRQYSGLAGPLRSRIK; from the coding sequence ATGCAGGTTAAGTCCGGAGTTGTTGTTGTTCTTGTTTTGTTGATGGCAGCAGCCGTTGTTCATCCTCAAACAACGACGAAGAAGAAAGCGACAACCTCAAAAGCAGCGGCTGCCGCAAAAGTCCGCGCCGACAGTATTGCCGCCGCCGCAAAGGCCGATTCGTTGAGACGTATTGCTCGCCAGAAAGTGCTGGCCGATTCCCTCAGTCGGGCGGATTCCCTTGCGAAGGCGGTCGAGGACTCACTCAAGAGGTTCAAGTGGAGAACGGTTGAGAATACCGCATTTACCGTGGGCGAACGGCTTGTGTTCGATGTGAGCTACGGGCCGATTACCGCCGGTGAAGCAGTAATGGCAATTCCCAGATATGAGACGATTGACGGGCGAACATGCTATCGCGTTGAATTCACAGTGAGATCGCTCAAGAGTTTTGACTGGATTTATGAAGTACGCGACCAGTATCTGACGTTTGTTGATTCGCAGGCGATCGCTCCCTTGCGGTTTGAGCAGCATATCCGCGAAGGAACGTACCGCCGTGATTTCACAGCCGATTTCGATCAAGTAAGGAACATTGCACGGACTTCGGAAGGCGACCATCCTATTCCCGAATACGTTCACGATATCATGTCGGCCTTCTACTATGCGCGCACGTTGGAGTATTCCGGTATGAAGCCGGGTGACTACGTAACGCTGTACAACTTCTACAAGGATACAAGCCACGAACTTCGAGTGAAGTTCCTAGGCCGGCAGGAACTGGAAGTAGCGGCAGGAACATTCAAGACAATCGTTGTTGAGCCGCTCGTGAAAGAAGGAGGTCTCTTCAAATCCGAAGGCCGTATCGTTATCTGGTTGACGGATGATGAACGCAAGATCCCTATCCGCGTAAACACAAAAGTTGTCGTCGGCTCGATTGATGTTGAGTTGAGACAGTATTCGGGGTTGGCCGGACCTTTGAGATCACGAATCAAATAG
- a CDS encoding patatin-like phospholipase family protein, with amino-acid sequence MAIHIKLLLCFIGILWLVPSGLSSQTKITYRPQFDSSANARNHLYPFKTQKRPRIGLVLSGGGARGAAQIGVLKALEHYKIPVDFISATSMGAIVGGLYASGYTSADIESLALSTNWDEVLSFSDETKRTDLPIDRKIAGDWSFLTVRFQGLRPVIPHAVSSGQRLTNFLSEQTLQALYHPNPTFDNLKIPFRAVTTDLISGSRIILDRGSLAEALRASSTVPLLFSPVNKDSMQLVDGGLVTNIPVDVAKKEGCDVVVAVNSTSGFRNADELKAPWQTADQIMGIMMQLANEEQIKQADVAITPSVGRHLSSDFTGLEELIEEGYRSAGEQIDSIKALYERAVDKMDSAETDSENRVFEDVQLEISGEGAPDSLSFKLKHDAFKGTLSSIEIRKHIRALFATGNFRDIVVEVFPELRPTQVVFTLYPNSLLRGVRFTGNTLVPSDSLEAEFRPLLGKILNQRRCGEAAENLLKLYRNRGYSLARIVHSSFDEATGTMHIELNEGIIEYLHVRGGDRTEESFVFREFPLAPGDAFEIEKAKQGLTNLNGTRVFEYVYLEVSYADKTPGLTIRLAELPSQLIRFGIRSDDERKLQGTIDIRDENFRGIGTDLGFTLSGGGRNGKANLEFRSNSLLSRSFTFNLGLFASVHNSYVYVDDPKFSGTSRWERDRAGEYSDIRLGGRLVVGAPLQRLGSVTAEWSLQRARIRNLDNTPELESSYMLSLFKIGTMVDGRDDYPFPTSGQQLMLSYEFASTNLLSDVGYNAIRFMYASYRSWGERSVFCPRLTVGIADLTMPLGQQFFLGGRESMFGTREDDRRGRQLVALNLEYRYKLPIDFVFDSYLRARYDLASISATPQQIKLSSFRHGVGLEFALDTPLGQAVLGVGKSFFFDSDVPARPFRHGPLIFYFVLGYEL; translated from the coding sequence TTGGCAATTCATATCAAACTTCTTCTTTGCTTCATCGGAATTCTATGGCTTGTACCCTCCGGTCTTTCTTCACAGACGAAGATAACGTACCGTCCCCAGTTTGATTCATCAGCGAACGCCCGAAATCATCTCTATCCATTCAAGACCCAGAAACGTCCGCGCATCGGCCTGGTGTTGAGCGGAGGAGGGGCACGCGGTGCTGCGCAGATCGGCGTGCTGAAAGCACTCGAACATTACAAGATTCCTGTTGATTTCATTTCCGCCACAAGCATGGGTGCAATTGTCGGCGGCCTGTACGCTTCGGGCTATACGAGCGCCGATATCGAAAGTCTCGCCCTCTCAACAAATTGGGACGAGGTTCTTTCTTTTTCTGATGAAACGAAGCGGACGGATCTCCCCATTGACAGAAAAATTGCAGGAGACTGGAGTTTCCTGACTGTCCGGTTTCAGGGATTGCGGCCTGTCATACCGCATGCCGTTTCATCGGGTCAACGGCTTACGAACTTTCTGAGCGAGCAGACACTGCAAGCATTGTATCATCCGAACCCGACGTTTGACAATTTGAAGATTCCCTTCCGCGCAGTGACAACGGATCTGATTTCCGGAAGCCGGATTATTCTCGATCGGGGCTCGCTTGCCGAAGCCTTGCGGGCGAGTTCCACTGTGCCGCTGCTCTTCAGTCCGGTGAATAAAGATTCCATGCAACTTGTCGACGGAGGATTGGTAACGAACATTCCTGTTGATGTCGCGAAAAAGGAGGGCTGTGATGTTGTCGTTGCCGTCAATTCAACGAGCGGCTTTCGAAATGCCGATGAGTTGAAAGCCCCGTGGCAGACTGCAGATCAGATCATGGGAATTATGATGCAGTTGGCAAACGAGGAGCAAATCAAACAGGCGGATGTCGCCATTACGCCTTCGGTCGGACGCCATTTGTCGTCAGACTTCACAGGACTTGAGGAGTTGATTGAGGAGGGGTACCGATCGGCAGGGGAGCAGATTGACTCAATCAAGGCGCTGTACGAGCGGGCTGTTGACAAAATGGATAGTGCAGAAACTGACAGTGAGAACAGGGTTTTTGAGGATGTGCAACTTGAGATTAGTGGAGAAGGTGCCCCCGATTCGCTTTCATTCAAACTGAAGCACGATGCGTTCAAAGGTACACTGTCGTCAATTGAAATCCGCAAACATATCAGAGCGTTGTTCGCCACCGGAAATTTCCGGGACATTGTTGTTGAAGTGTTCCCGGAATTGCGCCCGACACAGGTCGTTTTTACTCTCTACCCGAATTCTCTTCTGCGCGGTGTCCGGTTCACAGGGAACACACTTGTTCCATCGGACTCTCTTGAGGCTGAATTCCGTCCTTTGTTAGGTAAGATCTTGAACCAACGCCGGTGCGGTGAAGCGGCGGAGAATTTGCTGAAACTGTATCGCAATCGCGGGTACTCCCTGGCTCGGATTGTCCATTCGTCATTCGACGAAGCAACCGGCACGATGCATATTGAATTGAATGAGGGAATAATCGAATACCTTCACGTTCGGGGGGGAGATCGGACGGAAGAGTCGTTCGTGTTCCGCGAATTTCCTCTCGCACCGGGCGACGCGTTTGAAATCGAGAAGGCAAAACAAGGTCTGACCAATCTCAACGGCACACGCGTATTCGAGTACGTCTATCTTGAAGTTTCGTACGCGGACAAGACGCCGGGGCTGACTATCCGTCTTGCAGAATTGCCGTCACAACTGATCCGCTTCGGCATCCGGTCGGACGACGAACGAAAACTTCAGGGCACTATCGATATTCGTGACGAAAATTTTCGAGGAATCGGTACCGATCTCGGTTTCACTCTTTCAGGCGGCGGACGCAACGGGAAGGCGAATTTGGAGTTCAGGTCGAATAGCCTCCTGAGCCGCTCGTTCACGTTTAATCTCGGCTTGTTTGCCAGTGTCCACAACAGCTATGTGTATGTGGATGACCCGAAATTTTCAGGAACAAGCCGTTGGGAACGGGACCGGGCGGGGGAATATTCTGATATTCGCCTTGGCGGACGGCTTGTTGTTGGAGCCCCATTGCAGAGACTCGGAAGCGTGACTGCGGAATGGTCACTGCAACGGGCCCGAATCCGGAATCTGGACAATACTCCCGAGCTTGAATCGAGCTACATGCTCTCTCTGTTCAAAATCGGGACAATGGTTGACGGACGCGATGATTACCCGTTTCCGACATCAGGCCAGCAGTTGATGCTTTCGTATGAATTTGCCTCAACAAATTTGTTGAGTGATGTCGGCTATAACGCAATCAGGTTCATGTATGCGAGCTACCGGTCGTGGGGTGAGCGGAGCGTGTTCTGCCCTCGTCTCACGGTCGGGATTGCCGATCTTACGATGCCCCTCGGCCAGCAATTTTTCCTGGGAGGGCGTGAATCCATGTTCGGCACGCGGGAAGATGACAGACGCGGCCGCCAACTCGTTGCGCTCAACCTGGAGTACCGGTACAAACTGCCCATCGATTTTGTGTTTGATTCGTACCTCCGCGCGCGGTACGATCTTGCATCGATCTCTGCTACGCCCCAGCAAATCAAGCTGAGTTCATTCCGTCATGGTGTCGGTCTGGAGTTTGCTTTGGATACGCCGCTCGGACAAGCGGTGTTGGGTGTGGGGAAGAGCTTCTTCTTTGACAGCGATGTTCCCGCCCGTCCGTTCCGTCACGGTCCGTTGATCTTCTACTTTGTTCTCGGATATGAATTATAA